TTACATTATTCATGCAATCGTCTGCATCTTGCTTATCAAGATGGGTTATTAGTTCAGATGTTCCCTTTTGAAATCTAATTATGTAGGATTGTTTTTCTTCACTGTAATAAATGTTAACGTTGAAACTCTGTTGTTTTACTTCCGGGTACATCTCAAATATTTTATTTTTTAAATCTTCAATTGTGTAAGCCATTTTTAGCTCCTATCTAATTCTTTTTTCTACTTCTTTCCAGTTTATGTTTTTAAAGAAGGCTTCAATGTAATCTGCTCTTTTTAGTCCATAATCAATCATGAATGCATGTTCAAAAACGTCCATTATTAGAAGGGGATTGCAGCCAGCTGGATGCCCTACATCATGTTCATTAATCCAGAAATTAATTAATTTTCCTGAGAGGATATCCTGATATAGAATTATCCAGCCTATACCACGCATTGTGCCTGTGGCTTTAAAATCCTTAAGCCAGTTTTCAAAACTTCCGAAGTTTTCATTGATAAGTTTTGCTAATTTCCCATCCTTTGGAAATACTCCATCTCCACCAAGATTTTCAAAGTAGTACTCATGAAGTCTAACACCATTCCATTCCCAGCCAAGCCTTCTTTTAAGTTCTGCATACTCGGGTATGGTTGTTTTGCCTTCCTTTAACATTGTTTCAAGAATCTCAAGAACTTTATTTGTGTTTGTAACATATCCCTGGTATAGTGTGAAGTGATTTTTAAGAAGTGTCTCACTAAAACCTGGCATGCCAATCAGTTTTGAATAATCCTTTGCCTCATATGGCATAATTACCTCCTAAATTATAGATTTGAGACTGTTCAAAAACTTGTAATTTATTGAAAATCAACAAATTACAAGTTCTAAAATTTTTCAATTACCTCCACTGTCATTCCGAGCCGAGCGAAGCGAGCCCTGAGCTGCAGGCGAAGGGTCTGCGAGGAATCCTCAGATTCCGATTTAAGGAGGAGATCCTTAGGCTTCGCTTCAGGATGACCCTTTGGGTCAGATTCCTCGCGCCCATTGAGGGTGCTCGGAATGACCTTTAGTAATTAAACAGCCTCTGTAAATTTTATAATCAATATTAACAAATAAAATTTTAATTGTCAATATCTCTTCTCTCTAAGGTTAAGAGACAGTATCCGGAGATGAAAAATTTTTTTATTGAATAATATGATGGATTAAAAAATTCTTTAGAATCTCAGCTGTATTTAAAACTTTTTCACTCATTGGTTTGCCAAAATTGGTATTTTCAGGCTGAATACCGATTATGAGAACTTTACCTTTGATTCTTGATTTTATATATTTTATACACATTTTAAGATTAGTCTGATGACTTGAAATTTTAATGTTTTGTAAATCTTCTTCTTTTAGAAAAGCTACAGAGCCTGGTTCTTGTTGCATATGGAAAGCATCAATAAAAATAACAGTGTCTGGCTGTTTCTGAATTATTTTTTCAATAAATCTTTCAGGTTGTTCTTCGCAATCAATTAAAATTGCATTTGTTTTCCTATTGCTAAGTTCTTTAACGATATATGAGCCAACAGCGTCATCTCCTCTAAGAGGATTACCTATTCCTGCAATTAAAACTTTTCCCCTAATGTTATTTAAAAATTCATTTAATTCCAATTTGTTCAGCTACGAGAGGCTTTATTTTCTTTTTTGATATACCAAGTGCTTGGGCAATTCCAAAAAGAATTGCTTCAGGACGTGGAGGACATCCTGGTATGTATAGATGAACAGGTATTATTTTATCAACTCCGCCAACTACATTGTAACTGTCAAACCATATTCCGCCTGCTGTGGCACATGAGCCAAGAGCAATAACAATTTTTGGTTCAGGAGTTGCCTCATAGACTGATTTAACAAATTCTACAGTAGGTCTTGTTACAGGACCTGAAATAACCAATGCATCTGCATGTCTTGGTGAACTGACCGCTTTCATCCCAAACCTTTCAATGTCATAATAAGGTGTGAGTACATCAAGAAGTTCTATATCGCAGCCATTACATGCTCCAGTATTAACATGAAATATCCATACTGATTTTTTGAGTGCTTTCTCAGCTAATTTTTTAAGCAAGGACATTTTAGCCCCCTTAGTCTATAATTTTAATAATCCCCCTTGTTGCACTGTCAATTATAGGATAAATAATTTCTGGATATATTCCAAAAATTATTAGCAATACAACAAATAATCCAGTACAAAATATCATCAGAAATGGTACTGAACTATTAGAAACTTTACTTTTGTCATTTTTCTGCCAGAATATTGATATAGCAGTTTTTAAAAGAATGACAACACTTAAAAACTCTGAAACAATTAACAATATAGATACTAATAAAAATCCTTCATTTGTAAGCGCCAAAAATATTGTAATTGAACTTAAAAAGCTTGCAAAGAGAGGCATCCCTCCTACTGCTAAGGTTCCTATAAAAAATGATATTGTAATCGCAGGCATTTTGATTATTAATGTTTTTATTTCTTCAATCTTTCTGCTTCCACATGTATAAATTATTGCACCTGTAGCAAAAAATAATGCTCCTTTCATGAGAGTGTGATTGATAAGATGAAATACTCCTCCGAATATTCCTTCATATGTTTTTAAAACTAAAGCCGATGCAATAAATCCCATTTCACTGATACTTACATATGCTATAAGTTTTTTGATATCTTTTTGATTAAATGCAAGAATAGCTCCAAATAACATACTCAATGATGAAAGAGTTATTACCAAAATCTTTATCTCTTCATAGTTAAACGAGAATATTGTTACTGTACGAACCAATCCATAAAATCCGAGTTTTGTTACAGCTCCGGTTAAAAATACTGTAACTGCTGAAGGAGATTCTGCATATGAGTCAGGTAGCCATAGATGGAATGGTATCAAGC
The Thermodesulfovibrio yellowstonii DSM 11347 DNA segment above includes these coding regions:
- a CDS encoding superoxide dismutase is translated as MPYEAKDYSKLIGMPGFSETLLKNHFTLYQGYVTNTNKVLEILETMLKEGKTTIPEYAELKRRLGWEWNGVRLHEYYFENLGGDGVFPKDGKLAKLINENFGSFENWLKDFKATGTMRGIGWIILYQDILSGKLINFWINEHDVGHPAGCNPLLIMDVFEHAFMIDYGLKRADYIEAFFKNINWKEVEKRIR
- a CDS encoding hydrogenase 3 maturation endopeptidase HyCI is translated as MELNEFLNNIRGKVLIAGIGNPLRGDDAVGSYIVKELSNRKTNAILIDCEEQPERFIEKIIQKQPDTVIFIDAFHMQQEPGSVAFLKEEDLQNIKISSHQTNLKMCIKYIKSRIKGKVLIIGIQPENTNFGKPMSEKVLNTAEILKNFLIHHIIQ
- a CDS encoding NADH-quinone oxidoreductase subunit B family protein, giving the protein MSLLKKLAEKALKKSVWIFHVNTGACNGCDIELLDVLTPYYDIERFGMKAVSSPRHADALVISGPVTRPTVEFVKSVYEATPEPKIVIALGSCATAGGIWFDSYNVVGGVDKIIPVHLYIPGCPPRPEAILFGIAQALGISKKKIKPLVAEQIGIK
- a CDS encoding complex I subunit 5 family protein, coding for MSFEWLIYFFSFIAPSLASLIVFLFGKKRFIKELISILSISLAIFSTASCWNALNLSDKKALLLTQTFYIDGFSIIMQLMVEFVALMVILYSSAYISKAYSHRKENFHIYYSVILLSTGFMNLTFSLNNLFWLYITLELGSILSVYLIVFNLNKESLKAGFKYLILINVGILFSLLGIILLFYMAGNPVMITNIGEVIKSLPRNIALLSAFLFIIGFFTKVGLIPFHLWLPDSYAESPSAVTVFLTGAVTKLGFYGLVRTVTIFSFNYEEIKILVITLSSLSMLFGAILAFNQKDIKKLIAYVSISEMGFIASALVLKTYEGIFGGVFHLINHTLMKGALFFATGAIIYTCGSRKIEEIKTLIIKMPAITISFFIGTLAVGGMPLFASFLSSITIFLALTNEGFLLVSILLIVSEFLSVVILLKTAISIFWQKNDKSKVSNSSVPFLMIFCTGLFVVLLIIFGIYPEIIYPIIDSATRGIIKIID